The following coding sequences lie in one Komagataeibacter sucrofermentans DSM 15973 genomic window:
- a CDS encoding RsmB/NOP family class I SAM-dependent RNA methyltransferase, which yields MKSPPSPSSRPDGRPDARRNRAGRPDRRGGKVAPDPTRDIAFDIVEGVIVHRRMLDTSLEHSAAARTAEPRDRAAAHRLAATVLRHMGTANEVLAPFLKREPPEPVRVVLLIGVAQLLFLDTPPHAAVATSVALARRRGLVPFAGLVNAVLRRVAGGGAEALEGLDQPRLDVPAWLWQSWGRLARPIASALGHEPPLDLTIKPGCEAPPGGEVMPNGSVRFAAGTVKVAELPGFAEGTFWVQDMAATLPARLLNVTKGERVADLCAAPGGKTAQLACAGAEVFAIEREGRRLERLRANLARLGLADVKVIHADAATWKPEAPLDAILLDAPCSATGTIRRHPDAMWIKRPRDIATMTEGQDRLLAAARDMLRPGGRLVYAVCSLQPEEGEQRARAAQAMGLIPDPFTPEELAFLPQARTPEGWLRTHPGMLADHGGMDGFFAARFRRG from the coding sequence ATGAAGTCTCCCCCGTCCCCGTCGTCGCGCCCCGATGGCCGCCCCGATGCCCGCCGCAATCGCGCGGGCCGCCCCGACCGGCGTGGCGGCAAGGTCGCCCCTGACCCCACGCGCGACATTGCTTTCGATATCGTTGAAGGGGTGATCGTCCATCGCCGCATGCTCGATACATCGCTCGAGCATTCTGCCGCCGCCCGCACCGCCGAGCCGCGCGACCGCGCCGCCGCCCACCGGCTGGCCGCCACCGTGCTGCGCCACATGGGCACGGCCAACGAGGTGCTGGCCCCCTTCCTCAAGCGCGAGCCGCCCGAGCCGGTGCGCGTGGTGCTGCTCATTGGCGTGGCGCAACTGCTGTTTCTTGACACGCCGCCGCATGCCGCCGTGGCCACCTCGGTGGCGCTGGCGCGCAGGCGGGGGCTGGTGCCGTTTGCGGGGCTGGTCAACGCCGTGCTGCGCCGGGTGGCAGGTGGCGGGGCTGAAGCGCTGGAAGGGCTGGACCAGCCCCGGCTCGATGTGCCGGCGTGGCTGTGGCAGTCCTGGGGCCGGCTGGCCCGTCCCATTGCCAGCGCGCTGGGCCACGAGCCGCCGCTCGACCTGACCATCAAGCCCGGCTGCGAGGCCCCGCCCGGGGGCGAGGTCATGCCCAATGGCAGCGTGCGTTTCGCGGCGGGCACGGTCAAGGTGGCCGAACTGCCCGGCTTTGCCGAGGGCACGTTCTGGGTGCAGGACATGGCGGCAACGCTGCCCGCGCGCCTGCTGAACGTGACGAAGGGCGAGCGCGTGGCCGATCTGTGCGCGGCTCCCGGCGGCAAGACCGCGCAACTGGCCTGCGCGGGGGCGGAGGTATTCGCCATCGAGCGCGAGGGCCGCAGGCTTGAGCGCCTGCGCGCCAACCTCGCCCGGCTGGGGCTGGCGGATGTGAAGGTGATCCACGCCGATGCCGCCACATGGAAGCCCGAAGCCCCGCTCGATGCCATCCTGCTCGATGCGCCGTGCTCGGCGACTGGCACCATCCGCCGCCACCCCGATGCCATGTGGATCAAGCGCCCGCGTGACATCGCCACCATGACCGAGGGGCAGGACCGCCTGCTGGCCGCCGCCCGCGACATGCTGCGCCCCGGCGGCCGCCTGGTCTATGCCGTGTGCTCGCTCCAGCCCGAGGAAGGCGAGCAGCGCGCCCGCGCGGCTCAGGCCATGGGCCTGATCCCCGATCCGTTCACGCCCGAGGAACTGGCCTTCCTGCCGCAGGCCCGCACGCCTGAGGGCTGGCTGCGCACCCATCCGGGCATGCTGGCCGATCATGGGGGGATGGACGGCTTCTTTGCCGCGCGGTTCCGCCGGGGCTGA
- a CDS encoding YggS family pyridoxal phosphate-dependent enzyme, translated as MSTSASIAQALGDIRTRIATSAREAGRDPASVGLVAVSKFHPQSSVIAALEAGQRLFGENRVQEAAAKFPELRERFPDLRLHIIGGLQTNKALEAVKIADMIESLDRPALSDALARAADKAGRLPGLLVQVNTGDESQKSGVRLEEADAFITHSMTRFGASVRGLMCIPPHDADPTPHFRTLAGMAARHGLPVVSMGMSADFETAIACGATLVRVGSAIFGARPAHA; from the coding sequence ATGTCAACATCCGCATCCATAGCACAGGCCCTGGGCGATATCCGCACCCGCATTGCAACGAGCGCGCGCGAAGCAGGGCGCGACCCCGCCAGCGTAGGGCTGGTGGCGGTGTCGAAATTCCATCCGCAGTCCAGCGTCATCGCAGCGCTCGAGGCAGGCCAGCGCCTGTTTGGCGAGAACCGCGTGCAGGAAGCCGCCGCCAAATTCCCTGAACTGCGCGAGCGCTTTCCCGATCTTAGGCTGCACATCATTGGCGGGCTCCAGACCAACAAGGCGCTGGAAGCGGTCAAAATCGCGGACATGATCGAAAGCCTCGACCGCCCTGCCCTGTCGGACGCACTGGCACGGGCTGCGGATAAGGCGGGCCGCCTGCCCGGACTGCTGGTGCAGGTGAACACCGGCGATGAAAGCCAGAAATCGGGCGTGAGGCTGGAAGAGGCAGACGCCTTCATCACCCACAGCATGACCCGCTTTGGCGCGAGCGTGCGCGGGCTGATGTGCATCCCGCCGCATGATGCCGACCCCACGCCGCATTTCCGCACGCTTGCAGGCATGGCGGCGCGCCACGGGCTGCCGGTGGTGTCGATGGGCATGTCGGCTGATTTCGAGACCGCGATTGCCTGCGGGGCCACGCTGGTGCGGGTGGGCAGCGCCATTTTCGGGGCCCGTCCCGCCCACGCCTGA
- a CDS encoding potassium transporter Kup, with protein sequence MTQPTGPVAPGSSTTPDGGAHSAPAAQQANAAPKITEYGADQHEHAANPVGFAALLSVLGVVFGDIGTSPIYALRSTIMVVSQHHRIEPWEILGVLSLIIWSLLLIVTVKYVILIMRADHNGEGGIISLMSLAQRVAPSNRMRIALGMVGIGGACLFFGDGMITPAISVLSAVEGLEVSFPAAHDLVIPIALMVLVGLFSVQCYGTGKVGTIFGPIMLVWFSLLGILGGLEILHHPKVLLAISPTYAVQFIIYHGWLSFIALGSVVLSVTGAEALYADMGHFGRQPIRYAWLFCVLPCLALNYLGQGALIISEPKALENPFFLLGPHWMQVPMIILSTMATVIASQAGISGGFSLCRQIIQLGYLPRLRVTHTNAEEEGQIYLPEFNRFLMVGALLLVLAFRSSDALASAYGIAVTGTFMCTCVLAMVVFRRLYHWSRPAAVATFGGFFLLDTTFFASNALKIPQGGWVPVLLGIVLTLMMTTWKKGRQLIMNRQKQDSMPMNSFLARLPQSRIIRVPGTAVYMTGNPEFVPACLLHNLKHNKVLHDHVLFVTVQTLDQPEADHGHRVALQELAPDIYRIILRYGFMEMPNLPRALEDLKASGLDFDALQASYFTSRELLVRSSVPKLSRWRMSLFLFMARNATPATEFFRIPPDRVVELGVRLAI encoded by the coding sequence ATGACGCAACCCACGGGGCCTGTTGCCCCCGGATCCTCAACGACGCCGGATGGCGGCGCGCACTCCGCGCCTGCCGCACAGCAGGCCAATGCCGCGCCCAAGATTACCGAATACGGCGCCGACCAGCACGAGCATGCGGCAAACCCGGTGGGCTTTGCCGCCCTGCTCAGCGTGCTCGGCGTGGTGTTTGGCGATATCGGCACCAGCCCGATCTACGCCCTGCGCTCGACCATCATGGTCGTATCGCAGCACCACAGGATCGAGCCGTGGGAAATACTGGGCGTGCTCAGCCTCATCATCTGGTCGCTGCTGCTGATCGTGACGGTGAAATACGTCATCCTGATCATGCGCGCCGACCATAATGGCGAGGGCGGGATCATCTCGCTCATGTCGCTCGCCCAGCGCGTCGCACCGAGCAACCGCATGCGCATCGCGCTCGGCATGGTGGGAATCGGCGGCGCGTGCCTGTTCTTTGGCGATGGCATGATCACGCCCGCCATTTCCGTGCTCTCGGCGGTGGAAGGGCTTGAGGTCAGTTTCCCCGCGGCCCATGACCTGGTCATTCCCATCGCACTCATGGTGCTGGTGGGGCTGTTCTCGGTGCAGTGCTACGGCACGGGCAAGGTGGGCACCATATTCGGCCCCATCATGCTGGTGTGGTTCAGCCTGCTGGGCATACTCGGCGGGCTTGAAATCCTGCACCACCCCAAGGTGCTGCTGGCCATATCGCCCACCTATGCGGTGCAGTTCATCATCTATCACGGGTGGCTGTCGTTCATTGCCCTTGGCTCGGTGGTGCTGTCGGTCACGGGTGCTGAGGCGCTTTATGCCGATATGGGGCATTTTGGCCGCCAGCCCATCCGCTATGCGTGGCTGTTCTGCGTGCTGCCGTGCCTGGCGCTGAACTATCTGGGGCAGGGCGCACTCATCATCTCCGAGCCCAAGGCGCTCGAGAACCCCTTCTTCCTGCTCGGCCCGCACTGGATGCAGGTGCCGATGATCATCCTGTCCACCATGGCTACGGTGATTGCCAGCCAGGCGGGTATTTCGGGCGGATTCTCGCTGTGCCGCCAGATCATCCAGCTTGGCTACCTGCCGCGCCTGCGCGTGACCCACACCAATGCGGAGGAAGAGGGCCAGATCTACCTGCCCGAGTTCAACCGCTTCCTCATGGTGGGGGCGCTGCTGCTGGTGCTGGCCTTCCGCAGTTCCGATGCGCTGGCCTCGGCCTACGGCATTGCGGTGACGGGCACGTTCATGTGCACCTGCGTGCTGGCCATGGTGGTGTTCCGCAGGCTGTATCACTGGTCGCGCCCTGCGGCGGTTGCCACATTTGGTGGCTTCTTCCTGCTTGATACGACGTTCTTCGCCTCAAACGCGCTCAAGATCCCGCAGGGCGGCTGGGTGCCGGTGCTGCTGGGCATCGTGCTGACGCTGATGATGACGACGTGGAAAAAAGGCCGCCAGCTCATCATGAACCGGCAGAAGCAGGACAGCATGCCGATGAACTCGTTCCTGGCCCGCCTGCCGCAGTCGCGCATCATCCGCGTGCCGGGCACGGCGGTGTACATGACCGGCAACCCCGAATTCGTGCCTGCCTGCCTGCTGCACAACCTCAAGCACAACAAGGTGCTGCACGACCACGTGCTGTTCGTAACCGTGCAGACGCTTGACCAGCCCGAGGCCGATCACGGCCACCGCGTGGCGTTGCAGGAACTGGCGCCCGACATTTACCGCATCATCCTGCGCTACGGCTTTATGGAAATGCCCAACCTGCCCCGCGCGCTCGAAGACCTGAAGGCCAGCGGGCTGGACTTCGATGCGCTACAGGCCTCCTACTTCACCAGTCGCGAGCTTCTGGTGCGCTCCTCGGTGCCCAAGCTCTCGCGCTGGCGCATGTCGCTGTTCCTGTTCATGGCGCGCAATGCGACGCCAGCCACCGAGTTCTTCCGCATTCCGCCCGACCGCGTGGTGGAGCTGGGTGTGCGGCTGGCGATCTGA
- the hemW gene encoding radical SAM family heme chaperone HemW has product MTEPLALYVHWPFCLSKCPYCDFNSHVRDEIPRARFGSALRRELAHEAALMGDTPAERPTISSIFFGGGTPSLMAPETVAGLIADARTAFGFTDNVEITLEANPTSVETGLLRAFREAGVNRISMGIQSLDPEALRFLGREHDAPQAIAALETARNLFDRISFDLIYARPGQTEAAWRAELEAALALVSDHLSLYQLTIEPGTKFEGLYRQGRFRLPEGDDAARLYELTAEVAARHGLLGYEISNYARPGAESRHNLTYWRYGDYLGIGPGAHGRLTRNGVTCATRRHRAPEPWAERVERTGTGAHPDMRLDNRDRAREMLLMGLRLAEGIDTTRFARRTGMAMPDALDADILNMATEEGYLVLDPAARRLRATAAGRLRLESLLAALVL; this is encoded by the coding sequence ATGACCGAGCCGCTGGCGCTGTACGTGCACTGGCCGTTCTGCCTGTCCAAATGCCCGTACTGCGATTTCAACAGCCATGTGCGTGATGAAATTCCCCGCGCCCGCTTTGGTAGCGCGCTCAGGCGCGAACTTGCACATGAAGCGGCGCTGATGGGCGATACCCCTGCCGAGCGCCCGACCATCAGCTCCATCTTTTTTGGCGGCGGCACGCCATCCCTCATGGCGCCCGAGACGGTGGCAGGGCTGATTGCCGATGCCCGCACCGCATTCGGCTTTACCGATAACGTGGAAATCACGCTCGAGGCCAACCCGACGAGCGTGGAGACCGGGCTGCTGCGTGCCTTCCGCGAGGCGGGGGTCAACCGCATTTCAATGGGCATCCAGAGCCTTGACCCCGAAGCCCTGCGCTTTTTAGGCCGCGAGCATGACGCCCCGCAGGCCATCGCGGCACTCGAGACCGCGCGGAACCTGTTCGACCGCATCTCGTTCGACCTGATCTATGCCCGGCCGGGACAGACCGAGGCCGCATGGCGGGCCGAGCTTGAAGCCGCCCTTGCGCTGGTGTCCGATCACCTGTCGCTCTATCAGCTCACCATCGAGCCGGGCACGAAATTCGAGGGGCTGTACCGCCAGGGCCGCTTCCGCCTGCCTGAAGGCGATGACGCGGCACGGCTGTATGAACTCACCGCTGAAGTAGCGGCACGGCATGGCCTGCTGGGCTACGAGATATCCAACTACGCCCGCCCCGGTGCCGAGAGCCGCCATAACCTGACCTACTGGCGCTATGGCGACTACCTCGGCATCGGTCCCGGCGCCCATGGGCGGCTGACCCGCAATGGCGTGACCTGCGCCACCCGCCGCCACCGCGCGCCCGAGCCGTGGGCCGAGCGCGTGGAGCGCACCGGCACCGGCGCTCACCCCGACATGCGGCTCGATAACCGCGACCGCGCACGTGAAATGCTGCTGATGGGCCTGCGCCTGGCCGAAGGCATTGACACCACCCGCTTCGCCCGGCGCACTGGCATGGCTATGCCTGATGCGCTTGATGCCGACATTCTGAACATGGCAACCGAAGAAGGCTATCTGGTGCTCGACCCTGCCGCACGGCGCCTGCGCGCCACCGCCGCGGGCCGCCTGCGGCTGGAAAGCCTGCTGGCCGCGCTGGTGCTTTGA
- a CDS encoding nucleoside hydrolase yields the protein MAMPAMAAPATGGPELVIEDNDFLGPGGSDQLSTIPLLFNPDVRVLGFTVTSGDGWENAESAHLRRLLEIIGKADVPVADGAVYPLVNTRAEMRLHEQQYGAIPWKGAWGGIGSIDTAPDVQPAIGAMKEGAPHTPPAKQSAVQFLIEQVHAHPHEVTIVAVGPLTNIALAIRQDPTFAETAKQLIFMGGMLDTSMMSITGNADFASDFNMIFDPEAAHITLTAPWKKITVVGSVSNDLMLSRAYLGQITSRKTPLTTYIGSYYDPLPMWDEMTTAIAADPTLVTSAVDARMDIDTSRGPHYGHAFVVPDALAPKGSPMRVMHIVRSIDEKRFRETFLHEAQGDLAAPAR from the coding sequence ATGGCCATGCCCGCCATGGCGGCACCCGCCACGGGCGGCCCGGAACTGGTGATCGAGGATAACGACTTCCTTGGCCCGGGCGGGTCGGACCAGCTTTCCACCATTCCGCTGCTGTTCAACCCCGATGTGCGCGTGTTGGGCTTTACGGTGACAAGTGGTGATGGATGGGAAAACGCGGAATCCGCCCATCTGCGCCGCCTGCTGGAAATCATTGGCAAGGCGGACGTGCCGGTGGCCGATGGCGCGGTCTACCCGCTGGTCAACACCCGTGCCGAAATGCGCCTGCATGAGCAGCAGTACGGCGCGATTCCGTGGAAAGGCGCATGGGGCGGCATTGGCTCCATCGACACTGCCCCTGACGTGCAGCCCGCCATCGGGGCCATGAAGGAAGGCGCGCCGCACACCCCGCCCGCAAAGCAGAGCGCCGTGCAGTTCCTGATCGAACAGGTGCACGCCCACCCGCATGAAGTCACGATCGTGGCCGTAGGCCCGCTGACCAACATCGCCCTGGCCATCCGTCAGGATCCGACCTTTGCCGAGACGGCGAAGCAGCTCATCTTCATGGGGGGCATGCTTGATACGAGCATGATGTCGATTACCGGCAACGCGGATTTCGCCTCCGACTTCAACATGATCTTTGACCCCGAGGCCGCCCATATCACCCTCACCGCGCCGTGGAAGAAGATCACGGTGGTGGGCAGCGTATCGAACGACCTCATGCTCTCGCGCGCGTATCTGGGCCAGATTACCAGCCGGAAAACGCCGCTCACCACCTATATCGGCAGTTATTACGACCCGCTGCCCATGTGGGATGAAATGACCACCGCGATTGCCGCCGACCCCACGCTGGTCACCTCCGCCGTCGATGCCCGCATGGATATCGACACAAGTCGCGGCCCGCATTACGGCCATGCCTTTGTGGTGCCTGATGCGCTGGCGCCCAAGGGCAGCCCCATGCGGGTGATGCATATCGTGCGCAGCATTGACGAAAAGCGCTTCCGCGAGACCTTCCTGCACGAGGCGCAGGGCGACCTTGCGGCTCCCGCGCGGTAA
- a CDS encoding DUF1489 family protein, with protein MLHMVKLAVGVHSLEELAARQSLQIPPLDDLDGTSPSGQPWFRTRMYPRRAAEILDGGSIYRVIAGRILCRQRITAIEPDTRDDGVACARVVMAPEIIPVSPRAMRAFQGWRYLKPADAPPDLLANSHAGDVLPEALRNELAELCLI; from the coding sequence ATGCTGCATATGGTCAAGCTGGCGGTTGGCGTCCATTCCCTTGAGGAACTCGCCGCCCGCCAGTCGCTCCAGATCCCGCCCCTTGATGACCTTGATGGCACCAGCCCCTCGGGCCAGCCATGGTTCCGCACCCGCATGTATCCGCGCCGGGCGGCCGAAATACTTGATGGCGGGTCAATCTACCGCGTGATTGCCGGGCGCATCCTGTGCCGCCAGCGCATTACCGCCATCGAACCCGACACGCGCGATGATGGCGTGGCCTGCGCGCGGGTGGTCATGGCGCCCGAGATCATTCCCGTCAGCCCGCGCGCCATGCGTGCCTTTCAGGGCTGGCGCTACCTCAAGCCCGCAGACGCGCCCCCCGACCTTCTGGCAAACAGCCATGCGGGCGATGTCCTGCCCGAAGCCCTACGCAACGAACTGGCGGAACTGTGCCTGATCTGA
- a CDS encoding lytic transglycosylase domain-containing protein, which produces MTRLFLVAIAGLGLAACATSPGGGSGSRTHASYNSYYRGKAAYRPPGPASDPWQPYIADASSRFAVPQEWIRAVIQKESGGHEYIDGHLTRSASGAIGLMQLMPPTYADMERRNHLGSDPYDPHNNILAGTAYIRILYGLYGAPGFLAAYNAGTERLNDYLENGRPLPSQTVRYLRIITPNLGNEVALSGPLAVYGSSSQRVTSTPAPLGNGTTIQPDHTYVQYATLNPPAPVQHRTACVHDANLAYDPGSTACHTDARTAAAAAPSAGAGYGAWMVQVGAFSAEGQARFANSMARQGDFAALQGARSLVIPVRRPTGLIYRARLAGLSQSAATQACATLKNQGLPCTVIRPGQ; this is translated from the coding sequence ATGACGCGCCTGTTTCTTGTCGCCATTGCAGGCCTCGGGCTTGCCGCCTGCGCCACGTCACCGGGCGGGGGCAGCGGCAGCCGCACCCATGCCAGCTATAACAGTTACTACAGGGGCAAGGCCGCCTACCGCCCGCCGGGACCGGCGAGCGACCCGTGGCAGCCCTATATTGCCGATGCCTCCAGCCGTTTTGCCGTGCCGCAGGAATGGATTCGCGCCGTGATCCAGAAGGAATCGGGCGGGCATGAATATATTGATGGTCACCTCACGCGCTCGGCCAGCGGGGCAATCGGGCTGATGCAACTCATGCCGCCCACCTATGCCGACATGGAGCGCCGCAACCACCTCGGCTCCGACCCGTATGACCCGCACAACAACATCCTCGCGGGCACGGCCTATATCCGCATCCTGTACGGGCTGTATGGCGCGCCGGGCTTTCTTGCCGCCTATAACGCGGGCACGGAACGGCTGAACGACTACCTTGAAAATGGCCGCCCGCTCCCCAGCCAGACGGTTCGCTACCTACGCATCATCACCCCCAATCTTGGCAATGAAGTGGCGCTGAGCGGGCCGCTGGCGGTTTATGGCTCCTCCAGCCAGCGGGTCACCTCCACGCCGGCCCCGCTGGGCAATGGCACCACGATCCAGCCTGACCATACCTACGTGCAGTACGCCACGCTGAACCCGCCCGCCCCCGTGCAGCACCGCACGGCCTGCGTGCATGATGCCAACCTTGCCTATGACCCCGGCAGCACCGCCTGCCATACCGATGCCCGCACGGCAGCCGCGGCCGCGCCAAGCGCTGGCGCCGGATATGGGGCATGGATGGTGCAGGTGGGCGCCTTCTCGGCAGAGGGGCAGGCCCGCTTTGCCAACTCCATGGCCCGGCAGGGTGATTTTGCGGCCCTGCAGGGCGCGCGCAGCCTGGTCATTCCGGTCAGGCGGCCTACGGGCCTGATCTATCGCGCCCGCCTGGCCGGGCTTTCGCAATCAGCCGCGACACAGGCCTGCGCTACGCTGAAAAACCAGGGCCTGCCCTGCACCGTCATCCGGCCCGGGCAGTAA
- a CDS encoding glycoside hydrolase family 3 C-terminal domain-containing protein yields the protein MKHALTGSVAFLLMTGLLPATPAQAAVAAAASPTSTRAADMAARLQPAEQQTVLQARPAPLTAGAEDAPGLLAWPGVPRLGLPVLRMPTFATPVQPGDAAARPMLPWLALAATWDPDLARRAGVARARAEWLHGRAVLRVGGVDTLPSGRLQGGEDQVLAGSMAGMIGAGLLSGHVLPVFGSVVREEQVRADGAAPERSAPVRAADLAPHSLLGVATALEVAHGGAMLCGGMAPCQEVTGLEAMVHEAWHFPGMIMAVPGGDLSGHAVPAGAVHGADTAPALNAVATGVDMEQVSPDRPDVLGEMLRKAVRDGDIRPAQVQAMVTHILASFYMAGSLDHPPPFAAARTGVQPPPVDTLVGDVEAEGAVLLQNENRVLPFDPALGPVLVLVHPAMHGPADLLADGLRHAGLNVTVVVAPDGAGATGTLPPACAQAARTLVLSASNDDNRMITTLAELGGHVAVVLTADDPDRQMPWLDAVDSVVQGWTWRDEYAPALSALLSGQQDFSGHLPVTLTGGLYPPGMVDANYRAFERAHVVPLFPFGYGLSTRGRLTLSELHVTREGNHLNASFTLSNPGTAAVRAVPQLYVETPPDLPGNPRRLAAWRSVMVTPGHPVRLSVPVSLRLAGQWNATGGNWAVAAGDYTLSLGFSSVMLVRHATLHLPALHVPATLENQPAPVVTAE from the coding sequence ATGAAACACGCGCTTACAGGCTCTGTCGCTTTCCTGCTCATGACCGGGCTGCTTCCCGCCACTCCGGCGCAGGCGGCGGTGGCGGCTGCCGCAAGCCCGACCAGCACCCGTGCGGCGGACATGGCGGCCCGCCTGCAACCCGCCGAACAGCAGACCGTGCTCCAGGCCCGTCCTGCGCCGCTCACCGCCGGGGCAGAGGACGCACCCGGCCTGCTGGCCTGGCCGGGCGTGCCCCGGCTGGGGCTGCCGGTGCTGCGCATGCCAACCTTCGCCACCCCCGTGCAACCCGGTGATGCCGCGGCCCGGCCCATGCTGCCGTGGCTGGCGCTGGCCGCGACATGGGATCCCGACCTTGCCCGCCGCGCGGGCGTGGCCCGCGCCCGGGCGGAATGGCTGCATGGCCGCGCGGTGCTGCGCGTGGGCGGCGTGGATACACTGCCCTCGGGGCGGTTGCAGGGCGGCGAGGATCAGGTGCTGGCGGGCAGCATGGCGGGCATGATCGGGGCGGGGCTTTTATCGGGCCATGTGCTGCCGGTCTTTGGCTCGGTCGTGCGTGAGGAGCAGGTGCGCGCCGATGGCGCGGCCCCCGAGCGCAGCGCGCCGGTCAGGGCCGCTGACCTTGCGCCCCACAGCCTGCTGGGCGTGGCCACGGCGCTGGAGGTGGCCCATGGCGGGGCCATGCTGTGTGGCGGCATGGCCCCGTGCCAGGAGGTTACGGGGCTGGAGGCCATGGTGCATGAGGCATGGCATTTTCCCGGCATGATCATGGCCGTGCCGGGAGGCGACCTGTCGGGGCATGCCGTGCCCGCTGGCGCCGTGCATGGCGCCGACACCGCGCCCGCGCTGAATGCTGTAGCCACGGGGGTGGACATGGAGCAGGTCAGCCCCGACAGGCCCGACGTGCTGGGCGAGATGCTGCGCAAGGCCGTGCGCGATGGTGATATCAGGCCCGCGCAGGTGCAGGCCATGGTTACGCATATTCTGGCCTCGTTTTACATGGCGGGCAGTCTTGACCATCCGCCGCCTTTCGCTGCTGCCCGCACCGGCGTGCAGCCCCCGCCGGTCGATACGCTGGTGGGGGATGTGGAGGCCGAGGGCGCGGTGCTGCTGCAAAACGAGAATCGTGTCCTGCCCTTTGACCCCGCCCTTGGCCCGGTGCTGGTGCTGGTGCACCCCGCCATGCATGGGCCTGCCGACCTGCTGGCCGACGGGCTGCGCCATGCCGGGCTGAATGTGACGGTGGTTGTCGCGCCTGATGGCGCGGGGGCTACGGGCACGCTCCCGCCCGCCTGCGCGCAGGCGGCCCGCACGCTGGTGCTCAGCGCCAGCAATGACGATAACCGGATGATCACCACCCTGGCCGAGCTTGGCGGCCATGTGGCCGTGGTGCTGACCGCCGATGACCCCGACAGGCAGATGCCCTGGCTCGATGCGGTCGATAGCGTGGTGCAGGGCTGGACATGGCGCGATGAATACGCGCCCGCGCTGTCGGCGCTCCTGTCGGGGCAGCAGGATTTCTCGGGTCATCTGCCGGTAACATTGACCGGCGGGCTTTACCCGCCGGGCATGGTCGATGCGAATTACCGCGCTTTCGAGCGCGCGCATGTCGTGCCGCTGTTTCCGTTTGGCTATGGGCTGTCGACCCGTGGGCGGCTGACGTTGAGCGAACTGCACGTGACGCGTGAGGGTAATCACCTCAATGCCAGTTTCACGCTCTCCAATCCCGGCACGGCGGCGGTGCGGGCCGTGCCCCAGCTTTATGTTGAAACCCCGCCCGACCTGCCGGGCAATCCGCGCAGGCTGGCTGCCTGGCGCAGCGTGATGGTCACGCCGGGGCATCCGGTGCGGCTCAGCGTGCCGGTCAGCCTGCGGCTGGCGGGGCAGTGGAACGCGACAGGTGGCAACTGGGCCGTGGCGGCAGGCGATTATACGCTCTCGCTCGGGTTTTCATCGGTCATGCTGGTGCGGCACGCAACACTGCACCTGCCCGCGCTACACGTGCCCGCCACGCTGGAAAACCAGCCTGCCCCGGTGGTGACCGCTGAATAA
- a CDS encoding DUF3576 domain-containing protein produces MTLRPFHPAPSAAPSGRALLPRAALPALLAASLLAGCGSAPQHDKSGLAVPQNRLLKEDRGANGGSTPLESNGVNAFLWRGALDTLSFMPFASADAVAGVILTDWYTPPATKDERFKITCFVLSRSLRSDAVRVSVFRQAYEDGQWVDTPVAANTVSDITARILTRARQLRTDSGQH; encoded by the coding sequence ATGACCCTTCGCCCGTTCCATCCCGCTCCCTCTGCCGCCCCCTCGGGCCGTGCCCTGCTGCCACGCGCCGCACTCCCCGCCCTGCTGGCCGCCAGCCTGCTGGCAGGCTGTGGCAGCGCGCCGCAACACGACAAAAGCGGGCTGGCCGTGCCCCAGAACCGCCTGCTGAAGGAAGATCGTGGCGCCAATGGCGGCTCCACGCCGCTGGAAAGCAACGGGGTCAACGCCTTTTTGTGGCGTGGGGCGCTCGATACGCTGTCCTTCATGCCGTTTGCCTCGGCCGATGCGGTAGCAGGCGTGATCCTGACGGACTGGTACACCCCGCCCGCCACCAAGGATGAACGCTTCAAGATTACCTGCTTCGTCCTCTCGCGCAGCCTGCGCTCGGATGCGGTGCGCGTGTCGGTGTTCCGCCAGGCCTATGAGGACGGGCAGTGGGTCGATACCCCCGTTGCCGCCAACACCGTGTCTGACATCACGGCCCGCATCCTGACCCGCGCCCGCCAGCTCCGCACCGATAGCGGCCAGCACTAG